A genomic segment from Triticum dicoccoides isolate Atlit2015 ecotype Zavitan chromosome 1A, WEW_v2.0, whole genome shotgun sequence encodes:
- the LOC119367827 gene encoding villin-1-like isoform X1, translated as MSTMKGVDDEFLGVGDKPGLDIWCIMGTNVVPIAKSFHGKFYTGNCYIILHTAEVKSGTRRHNVHYWIGEEAKEEDCLMASDKAVELDAALGSHAIQYRETQGEESDKFLSYFKPCIIPVQGSFSSHWRRSGDECDGTTMFRCEGEHVARLREVPFSRSSLDHKAAFIVDTPSKIFLFSGCHSCIQTRAMALDVIKHLRENRHCGRCEIGIIEDGKLAGDSDAGEFWNLFGGYAPIPRDVPDAANGGPMTTSPKKLFWINKRILVPMETHVLEREMLKSDRSYILDCGAEIFLWIGMTTLVSEKKTSATALEEYVHLQDRSSIGRTVIMTEGHEIVDFKLHFQHWPKNVVQKLYEAGREKVAAIFKHQGYDVAEIPDDKPRQLISSNGCLKVWLVDRGCVTLLCTEELEQLYNGDCYIIQYSYAEDGKDYHLFLAWFGQDSVQEDRVATVSLMPSMADSVKGRAVVGQVLEGREPELFFLVFKSLIIFKGGRSTAYKNSTLQKSNRTELYQKDGAALFRVQGLRPDCIQAIQVHLAASSLNSSHCYILQDGASFFTWLGSLSSPSDHVLLDRMMDKLCPLKQSLLVREGSEPDRFWTTLGGRSEYSKEKCVKGWPTDPHLYTCTFQQCLFKAKEVFSFSQDDLATEETLILDCGEQIFVWVGLHSGVTSKEHALDFGKMFLQAGIAWDGPRSITDTTVYAVAEGDEPAFFTSFFNWDSSKQAAAMLGNSFERKLAMLKGLSPKLESPDRSLRKSSSRRQGMLSEPTTPEQQQQQQPAARRTFGSASAGRTARERLPPSSSAASASPATPPWSLKSRTSSSPSTPATARRLFPSSSLHAPGTAAAHLPSPTAIGSPGRRR; from the exons ATGTCGACAATGAAGGGCGTCGACGACGAGTTCCTCGGCGTCGGCGACAAGCC AGGGCTGGATATCTGGTGTATTATGGGCACCAATGTAGTCCCAATTGCAAAATCCTTCCATGGCAAGTTCTACACTGGGAACTGCTATATCATACTCCAT ACAGCTGAAGTCAAGAGCGGAACTCGAAGGCATAATGTGCATTACTGGATAGGGGAGGAGGCCAAAGAG GAAGATTGTTTGATGGCCTCTGACAAGGCCGTTGAGTTGGATGCGGCGCTGGGCTCTCACGCGATCCAGTACAGGGAAACACAAGGCGAAGAATCCGACAAGTTCTTGTCATACTTCAAACCATGCATCATCCCTGTACAAGGTAGCTTCTCTTCGCACTGGAGAAGATCTGGGGATGAATGCGACGGGACCACGATGTTTCGGTGCGAAGGAGAGCATGTAGCTCGTCTAAGAGAA GTTCCATTTTCGCGGTCCTCTCTGGATCATAAGGCGGCATTTATAGTGGACACACCATCCAAGATTTTCCTTTTCAGCGGTTGTCATTCTTGCATACAAACAAGGGCTATGGCACTAGATGTCATAAAGCATCTGAGAGAAAACCGACACTGCGGCAGATGTGAGATCGGGATAATAG AGGATGGAAAGCTTGCTGGTGATTCAGATGCTGGTGAGTTTTGGAACCTCTTTGGAGGCTATGCGCCTATTCCTCGTGATGTACCAGACGCAGCCAATGGGGGACCGATGACTACCTCACCCAAGAAACTTTTTTG GATTAACAAGAGAATCCTTGTTCCCATGGAGACACATGTTTTAGAAAGAGAAATGCTGAAGTCCGACAGAAGTTACATACTGGACTGTGGAGCTGAAATATTCTTGTGGATAGGGATGACAACACTAGTTTCAGAGAAGAAGACATCTGCTACCGCATTAGAG GAGTACGTACACTTACAAGACAGATCATCAATTGGCCGCACTGTTATAATGACTGAAGGTCATGAAATTGTCGATTTTAAGCTGCATTTTCAGCATTGGCCTAAGAATGTTGTGCAGAAGTTGTACGAGGCAGGGCGGGAGAAAGTGGCAG CAATTTTCAAGCATCAGGGATATGATGTTGCAGAAATTCCAGATGATAAACCTCGGCAGCTCATCAGTAGTAATGGTTGTCTGAAG GTCTGGCTGGTGGACCGTGGTTGTGTAACACTCCTTTGCACCGAGGAGCTGGAGCAACTTTACAACGGAGATTGCTATATCATACAGTACAGCTACGCTGAAGATGGAAAAGATTATCATCTGTTCCTTGCTTGGTTTGGACAAGATAGTGTACAG GAAGATAGAGTTGCCACAGTTTCATTGATGCCAAGCATGGCTGATTCAGTCAAAGGACGTGCAGTTGTG GGGCAAGTGCTTGAGGGCAGAGAACCAGAGTTGTTTTTCCTAGTATTCAAGTCACTGATCATATTCAAG GGTGGCAGGAGTACTGCATATAAGAACTCTACTCTGCAGAAAAGCAATAGAACTGAACTGTACCAGAAAGATGGGGCCGCATTATTCCGGGTTCAAGGGCTGAGACCTGATTGCATACAAGCCATTCAGGTTCATCTG GCTGCAAGTTCGCTTAATTCGTCACACTGTTACATTTTGCAAGACGGCGCTTCTTTCTTTACATGGCTAGGAAGTCTTTCTTCACCCAGTGACCATGTTCTACTTGATAGAATGATGGATAAGTTGTGT CCACTGAAGCAATCATTGTTAGTAAGAGAAGGTTCTGAACCTGACCGTTTCTGGACAACATTAGGAGGAAGATCAGAATACTCCAAAGAAAAGTGTGTCAAGGGTTGGCCAACAGATCCACATCTGTATACGTGTACTTTTCAACAAT GTCTGTTCAAG GCAAAGGAGGTATTCAGCTTCTCGCAGGATGATCTGGCAACTGAGGAGACGTTGATACTGGACTGCGGCGAACAAATCTTCGTCTGGGTTGGACTTCACTCAGGTGTCACGTCCAAGGAGCACGCCCTCGACTTCGGCAAG ATGTTCCTTCAGGCAGGCATTGCTTGGGATGGACCACGGTCGATCACTGACACAACCGTGTATGCTGTCGCGGAAGGCGATGAACCTGCATTTTTCACcagcttcttcaactgggatagctCAAAACAAGCTGCAGCT ATGCTGGGCAACTCATTTGAGAGGAAGCTGGCAATGCTGAAAGGGCTTTCACCAAAATTGGAG TCACCGGACAGGAGCTTGCGCAAGTCTTCGTCGCGAAGACAGGGGATGTTGTCAGAGCCGACgacgccggagcagcagcagcagcagcagccggccgcgaggaggacgtTCGGGTCTGCCTCTGCCGGGAGGACCGCTAGGGAGAGACTGCCGCCATCTTCATCGGCAGCGTCGGCGTCGCCGGCAACACCACCCTGGTCTCTCAAGAGCCGcacgtcgtcgtcgccgtcgacgccagcaacggcgcggCGGCTCTTCCCTTCCTCCTCGCTGCACGCGCCGGGGACAGCGGCCGCACATCTCCCCTCCCCTACGGCCATAGGGAGTCCTGGTCGACGACGGTGA
- the LOC119367827 gene encoding villin-1-like isoform X3: MSTMKGVDDEFLGVGDKPGLDIWCIMGTNVVPIAKSFHGKFYTGNCYIILHTAEVKSGTRRHNVHYWIGEEAKEEDCLMASDKAVELDAALGSHAIQYRETQGEESDKFLSYFKPCIIPVQGSFSSHWRRSGDECDGTTMFRCEGEHVARLREVPFSRSSLDHKAAFIVDTPSKIFLFSGCHSCIQTRAMALDVIKHLRENRHCGRCEIGIIEDGKLAGDSDAGEFWNLFGGYAPIPRDVPDAANGGPMTTSPKKLFWINKRILVPMETHVLEREMLKSDRSYILDCGAEIFLWIGMTTLVSEKKTSATALEEYVHLQDRSSIGRTVIMTEGHEIVDFKLHFQHWPKNVVQKLYEAGREKVAAIFKHQGYDVAEIPDDKPRQLISSNGCLKVWLVDRGCVTLLCTEELEQLYNGDCYIIQYSYAEDGKDYHLFLAWFGQDSVQEDRVATVSLMPSMADSVKGRAVVGQVLEGREPELFFLVFKSLIIFKGGRSTAYKNSTLQKSNRTELYQKDGAALFRVQGLRPDCIQAIQVHLAASSLNSSHCYILQDGASFFTWLGSLSSPSDHVLLDRMMDKLCPLKQSLLVREGSEPDRFWTTLGGRSEYSKEKCVKGWPTDPHLYTCTFQQCLFKAKEVFSFSQDDLATEETLILDCGEQIFVWVGLHSGVTSKEHALDFGKMFLQAGIAWDGPRSITDTTVYAVAEGDEPAFFTSFFNWDSSKQAAAMLGNSFERKLAMLKGLSPKLEVIVYYLISPIFFKTTCLNSESLPED; encoded by the exons ATGTCGACAATGAAGGGCGTCGACGACGAGTTCCTCGGCGTCGGCGACAAGCC AGGGCTGGATATCTGGTGTATTATGGGCACCAATGTAGTCCCAATTGCAAAATCCTTCCATGGCAAGTTCTACACTGGGAACTGCTATATCATACTCCAT ACAGCTGAAGTCAAGAGCGGAACTCGAAGGCATAATGTGCATTACTGGATAGGGGAGGAGGCCAAAGAG GAAGATTGTTTGATGGCCTCTGACAAGGCCGTTGAGTTGGATGCGGCGCTGGGCTCTCACGCGATCCAGTACAGGGAAACACAAGGCGAAGAATCCGACAAGTTCTTGTCATACTTCAAACCATGCATCATCCCTGTACAAGGTAGCTTCTCTTCGCACTGGAGAAGATCTGGGGATGAATGCGACGGGACCACGATGTTTCGGTGCGAAGGAGAGCATGTAGCTCGTCTAAGAGAA GTTCCATTTTCGCGGTCCTCTCTGGATCATAAGGCGGCATTTATAGTGGACACACCATCCAAGATTTTCCTTTTCAGCGGTTGTCATTCTTGCATACAAACAAGGGCTATGGCACTAGATGTCATAAAGCATCTGAGAGAAAACCGACACTGCGGCAGATGTGAGATCGGGATAATAG AGGATGGAAAGCTTGCTGGTGATTCAGATGCTGGTGAGTTTTGGAACCTCTTTGGAGGCTATGCGCCTATTCCTCGTGATGTACCAGACGCAGCCAATGGGGGACCGATGACTACCTCACCCAAGAAACTTTTTTG GATTAACAAGAGAATCCTTGTTCCCATGGAGACACATGTTTTAGAAAGAGAAATGCTGAAGTCCGACAGAAGTTACATACTGGACTGTGGAGCTGAAATATTCTTGTGGATAGGGATGACAACACTAGTTTCAGAGAAGAAGACATCTGCTACCGCATTAGAG GAGTACGTACACTTACAAGACAGATCATCAATTGGCCGCACTGTTATAATGACTGAAGGTCATGAAATTGTCGATTTTAAGCTGCATTTTCAGCATTGGCCTAAGAATGTTGTGCAGAAGTTGTACGAGGCAGGGCGGGAGAAAGTGGCAG CAATTTTCAAGCATCAGGGATATGATGTTGCAGAAATTCCAGATGATAAACCTCGGCAGCTCATCAGTAGTAATGGTTGTCTGAAG GTCTGGCTGGTGGACCGTGGTTGTGTAACACTCCTTTGCACCGAGGAGCTGGAGCAACTTTACAACGGAGATTGCTATATCATACAGTACAGCTACGCTGAAGATGGAAAAGATTATCATCTGTTCCTTGCTTGGTTTGGACAAGATAGTGTACAG GAAGATAGAGTTGCCACAGTTTCATTGATGCCAAGCATGGCTGATTCAGTCAAAGGACGTGCAGTTGTG GGGCAAGTGCTTGAGGGCAGAGAACCAGAGTTGTTTTTCCTAGTATTCAAGTCACTGATCATATTCAAG GGTGGCAGGAGTACTGCATATAAGAACTCTACTCTGCAGAAAAGCAATAGAACTGAACTGTACCAGAAAGATGGGGCCGCATTATTCCGGGTTCAAGGGCTGAGACCTGATTGCATACAAGCCATTCAGGTTCATCTG GCTGCAAGTTCGCTTAATTCGTCACACTGTTACATTTTGCAAGACGGCGCTTCTTTCTTTACATGGCTAGGAAGTCTTTCTTCACCCAGTGACCATGTTCTACTTGATAGAATGATGGATAAGTTGTGT CCACTGAAGCAATCATTGTTAGTAAGAGAAGGTTCTGAACCTGACCGTTTCTGGACAACATTAGGAGGAAGATCAGAATACTCCAAAGAAAAGTGTGTCAAGGGTTGGCCAACAGATCCACATCTGTATACGTGTACTTTTCAACAAT GTCTGTTCAAG GCAAAGGAGGTATTCAGCTTCTCGCAGGATGATCTGGCAACTGAGGAGACGTTGATACTGGACTGCGGCGAACAAATCTTCGTCTGGGTTGGACTTCACTCAGGTGTCACGTCCAAGGAGCACGCCCTCGACTTCGGCAAG ATGTTCCTTCAGGCAGGCATTGCTTGGGATGGACCACGGTCGATCACTGACACAACCGTGTATGCTGTCGCGGAAGGCGATGAACCTGCATTTTTCACcagcttcttcaactgggatagctCAAAACAAGCTGCAGCT ATGCTGGGCAACTCATTTGAGAGGAAGCTGGCAATGCTGAAAGGGCTTTCACCAAAATTGGAGGTTATAGTTTATTACCTTATCTCACCAATTTTCTTCAAAACAACCTGTCTCAACAGTGAAAGTTTGCCTGAAGACTAA
- the LOC119367827 gene encoding villin-1-like isoform X2: MASDKAVELDAALGSHAIQYRETQGEESDKFLSYFKPCIIPVQGSFSSHWRRSGDECDGTTMFRCEGEHVARLREVPFSRSSLDHKAAFIVDTPSKIFLFSGCHSCIQTRAMALDVIKHLRENRHCGRCEIGIIEDGKLAGDSDAGEFWNLFGGYAPIPRDVPDAANGGPMTTSPKKLFWINKRILVPMETHVLEREMLKSDRSYILDCGAEIFLWIGMTTLVSEKKTSATALEEYVHLQDRSSIGRTVIMTEGHEIVDFKLHFQHWPKNVVQKLYEAGREKVAAIFKHQGYDVAEIPDDKPRQLISSNGCLKVWLVDRGCVTLLCTEELEQLYNGDCYIIQYSYAEDGKDYHLFLAWFGQDSVQEDRVATVSLMPSMADSVKGRAVVGQVLEGREPELFFLVFKSLIIFKGGRSTAYKNSTLQKSNRTELYQKDGAALFRVQGLRPDCIQAIQVHLAASSLNSSHCYILQDGASFFTWLGSLSSPSDHVLLDRMMDKLCPLKQSLLVREGSEPDRFWTTLGGRSEYSKEKCVKGWPTDPHLYTCTFQQCLFKAKEVFSFSQDDLATEETLILDCGEQIFVWVGLHSGVTSKEHALDFGKMFLQAGIAWDGPRSITDTTVYAVAEGDEPAFFTSFFNWDSSKQAAAMLGNSFERKLAMLKGLSPKLESPDRSLRKSSSRRQGMLSEPTTPEQQQQQQPAARRTFGSASAGRTARERLPPSSSAASASPATPPWSLKSRTSSSPSTPATARRLFPSSSLHAPGTAAAHLPSPTAIGSPGRRR; this comes from the exons ATGGCCTCTGACAAGGCCGTTGAGTTGGATGCGGCGCTGGGCTCTCACGCGATCCAGTACAGGGAAACACAAGGCGAAGAATCCGACAAGTTCTTGTCATACTTCAAACCATGCATCATCCCTGTACAAGGTAGCTTCTCTTCGCACTGGAGAAGATCTGGGGATGAATGCGACGGGACCACGATGTTTCGGTGCGAAGGAGAGCATGTAGCTCGTCTAAGAGAA GTTCCATTTTCGCGGTCCTCTCTGGATCATAAGGCGGCATTTATAGTGGACACACCATCCAAGATTTTCCTTTTCAGCGGTTGTCATTCTTGCATACAAACAAGGGCTATGGCACTAGATGTCATAAAGCATCTGAGAGAAAACCGACACTGCGGCAGATGTGAGATCGGGATAATAG AGGATGGAAAGCTTGCTGGTGATTCAGATGCTGGTGAGTTTTGGAACCTCTTTGGAGGCTATGCGCCTATTCCTCGTGATGTACCAGACGCAGCCAATGGGGGACCGATGACTACCTCACCCAAGAAACTTTTTTG GATTAACAAGAGAATCCTTGTTCCCATGGAGACACATGTTTTAGAAAGAGAAATGCTGAAGTCCGACAGAAGTTACATACTGGACTGTGGAGCTGAAATATTCTTGTGGATAGGGATGACAACACTAGTTTCAGAGAAGAAGACATCTGCTACCGCATTAGAG GAGTACGTACACTTACAAGACAGATCATCAATTGGCCGCACTGTTATAATGACTGAAGGTCATGAAATTGTCGATTTTAAGCTGCATTTTCAGCATTGGCCTAAGAATGTTGTGCAGAAGTTGTACGAGGCAGGGCGGGAGAAAGTGGCAG CAATTTTCAAGCATCAGGGATATGATGTTGCAGAAATTCCAGATGATAAACCTCGGCAGCTCATCAGTAGTAATGGTTGTCTGAAG GTCTGGCTGGTGGACCGTGGTTGTGTAACACTCCTTTGCACCGAGGAGCTGGAGCAACTTTACAACGGAGATTGCTATATCATACAGTACAGCTACGCTGAAGATGGAAAAGATTATCATCTGTTCCTTGCTTGGTTTGGACAAGATAGTGTACAG GAAGATAGAGTTGCCACAGTTTCATTGATGCCAAGCATGGCTGATTCAGTCAAAGGACGTGCAGTTGTG GGGCAAGTGCTTGAGGGCAGAGAACCAGAGTTGTTTTTCCTAGTATTCAAGTCACTGATCATATTCAAG GGTGGCAGGAGTACTGCATATAAGAACTCTACTCTGCAGAAAAGCAATAGAACTGAACTGTACCAGAAAGATGGGGCCGCATTATTCCGGGTTCAAGGGCTGAGACCTGATTGCATACAAGCCATTCAGGTTCATCTG GCTGCAAGTTCGCTTAATTCGTCACACTGTTACATTTTGCAAGACGGCGCTTCTTTCTTTACATGGCTAGGAAGTCTTTCTTCACCCAGTGACCATGTTCTACTTGATAGAATGATGGATAAGTTGTGT CCACTGAAGCAATCATTGTTAGTAAGAGAAGGTTCTGAACCTGACCGTTTCTGGACAACATTAGGAGGAAGATCAGAATACTCCAAAGAAAAGTGTGTCAAGGGTTGGCCAACAGATCCACATCTGTATACGTGTACTTTTCAACAAT GTCTGTTCAAG GCAAAGGAGGTATTCAGCTTCTCGCAGGATGATCTGGCAACTGAGGAGACGTTGATACTGGACTGCGGCGAACAAATCTTCGTCTGGGTTGGACTTCACTCAGGTGTCACGTCCAAGGAGCACGCCCTCGACTTCGGCAAG ATGTTCCTTCAGGCAGGCATTGCTTGGGATGGACCACGGTCGATCACTGACACAACCGTGTATGCTGTCGCGGAAGGCGATGAACCTGCATTTTTCACcagcttcttcaactgggatagctCAAAACAAGCTGCAGCT ATGCTGGGCAACTCATTTGAGAGGAAGCTGGCAATGCTGAAAGGGCTTTCACCAAAATTGGAG TCACCGGACAGGAGCTTGCGCAAGTCTTCGTCGCGAAGACAGGGGATGTTGTCAGAGCCGACgacgccggagcagcagcagcagcagcagccggccgcgaggaggacgtTCGGGTCTGCCTCTGCCGGGAGGACCGCTAGGGAGAGACTGCCGCCATCTTCATCGGCAGCGTCGGCGTCGCCGGCAACACCACCCTGGTCTCTCAAGAGCCGcacgtcgtcgtcgccgtcgacgccagcaacggcgcggCGGCTCTTCCCTTCCTCCTCGCTGCACGCGCCGGGGACAGCGGCCGCACATCTCCCCTCCCCTACGGCCATAGGGAGTCCTGGTCGACGACGGTGA